Below is a window of Danio rerio strain Tuebingen ecotype United States chromosome 11, GRCz12tu, whole genome shotgun sequence DNA.
tttttaaatctagGACTTTTAaaaccagtaggcatcttaatgtgaTGTCCATGACGTGATTTATTCACGTGATGTATGcaacagttttatattagtttatattggttaagtGGCAGATGTTACGctctcgctttctctctctctctctcctcttaacatgcttaaatatgtgtgctatatgacaatataaaagctttaaTAGACACAACGGCACAtctgattcatatcggataaatttccacatatgaacaaggcccgaatctgatttgagtaaatcggaatccatgtaaAAAATTTTCCTGCTTGCATGTatatgggccatatccgatctatgccacaaaggagaAAAAATCGGAATTAAGTCACATACACTCTAAATATGGCCTTAAAGAACCTTTCTCATAAAAATGTAGTGTTCAATTTTAGTTTTGAGCTCTTGAGCAATGAATATTAAGaggtttttacatattttttggcGATTTTACATACTGTTGCCAAATAAGGATTTTAACTGACTTTGACTTTGAGTTTTTTTAAGCTTTTAATTAAATGACTATAGAAGTGCAAATGACGATGAGTGTTTTTCCGATTTATAAACAATTAAGCcattactctgattaagagtctaccatgtaaacagtgaattattttatttatttatttattttttagtattttaatccgattaaagtcataatcgaactaaagcgAAATTGAAATAAGATGTGGAGTATAgtgattttagtcacattattcaAATGCAGTACAGTCATGTAAACGCCTTAACCTTAACTATTGCCTTCATGTAGGATTTTGTTGTGCATTTTGTGAGTCTTTACACATGCAGCTGTtcgacactattctctgcacctaccaagtcaaTAAAGGACTACAGGCAGCTGCGTcgtggaggtttttttttctctaatggGGCGCCATATCAAATTCCATTTAAACAACACTCTTCTAGCGGTTCATACTCCTATTCAACATCTTGTTTGTCATGGGGACATGCATGAATTGTTCctaagtgaaagtgccaaactgcagtttaagTCGACAAATTATGAAACATCCGAAATGAGACAAAACTCTGAGGAATTGTGGATcgcgtggtgacacaatgacattaatcaatctatgtgctataacatgggAAAATgtgatcatgaaagaaacattcaaaaggACACTCATGAAAACAccctaatcatattattgtctaattCAGATTAAGGcgaataatttgattactgatgtccatgtaaacagtcaatgAGAGTTAAGAGAGTTAAGTACAAACCAAaccttttttctttgtttctctACAGCCCTGTGATCAAAACCCCCAGCATGCAACGCTCTCGGCGGTGCAGCACTACTTCTGGACGTCCTCCTGTTGTTACTAGTTCATCAATGGATGACTTTGAAGACCTGTTGGATGAATTTACCGATGATCGACTTGAAGATGAGTTGGAACTGGATTCAGGCAAAGGAGAGGACGACCTTCTTTTAGAGCTTTCAGAGATGATTGACAGTTAAAAACTAAAAGCATCATCTCGTCACTTAAAAAACACTGCCTCTATATAcagcattttaaattaaatttaattttcaaCTACAATAGATTTGTTTTAATGTTCCTTTTTAGATTTTTCTTGTCGATGTAAATATAATTTCCTCATTGTCAAAGTGCTTGAGAAACACCAGTTATGTTCAAAACGAGTCCTTTCGGTTTCTTTTAGTTGACAATGTAAAGCtgtcaaaagaaaaagaaaaaaaagttcttgCAGGTATTACCAAgccattattatcatcatcatcatcagacagCCTCAGGTATAATGATTGTGTTGGAAGTTGCGTTATAGCACTATCTCTCATCATGTGTTACAGAGACAGGAAGTTTTCAGTTGTGTACTGTGTATGCCGAAAAATAGCTTTTTATTAGAGATGGACAGCAAGGACATGTTTTCTTGTGTCATATGTATGATCTGAGTCATTAAATGTTTTTTGGCCgtcaatgttgttgttttaataggtgattccctcaCCTTTACTGCTTAATGATTGGACAGAAGGCTGAAGGTCatggttgttttttgtttgagTTGTGCAGAAGAAATCCTATCACAGATTTTATGCTATGCTTCATTCCCTTGGGGGACCTTCTCTACATTTTTCACCTTGTGAAATAAAcgtgattttattttagcaattagttttttattagaCTTTTGAATGCAACATATAGGTGTGAAGCAGCTGTGTTCTCAGGGATAAATACTTTGTTCATCTTTACTTGCgtgtgttttctttttgtatttccTCTTCTGTGTCgttgttttaattcattttcatttactgACATCATGCATTAATGGCATGTGataatgttgtttgttttgtctgcctTACCTGAGTTACGCCTCTTCAGAACCATCTTTGTAAATAAAATGTCTCTATGAGAAATATCAGTGTTCAAGTTTTCAATATGATATTTAAAGCATACAGGagggatgtttttaaaaacatctaatTGAAAATTAATGTAGACCATTTAACTCAAAGTTGGGTTATGGTTAAGGGTCAATGTTTAAATGTTGAATTTGTAATCAAACTAAAAACAATATATTGAGTAGCATTTCAACAGCgccaatttaaaatattacacatCTATATTGACATATAGTTtctcaaaaaagtaactagttctGCTACTTAGTATTTTTTCCATGGTAAATAATGTGCCATGTTACTTTTGAGCtacttttgcattattttttaatacctggctgaggcttgatctctttcaaaactttttcttttttttttttttaagaagcggagctctgcaattaacaacgcaCTGTATAATCTACCATCCCCATTTatctttaaaaacacattaaacatatttttggaTAATATTATCTGAAACTGTTATCTTAAGAACTTCCTGAGCCCGGTCTATACATGCTGTACAAACAGATTATTTAAAGtagtgtttgctacttttgtactatttatcTTAGGAAAAAATCAATGTCCATTCATTGGGACAATCTGCTTTTCATTTTCTTCATTGTGTTCAgagtaatgataaaataaataatgactacTTACAGCAGTTTATGTTTATATAAgctaattaaactaaaaatttactcgtgttacattttcaaaaaattaagtgaaatttattttaaaagtaatgcattacttaactcGTTACTTAGTAAAGTATTGTGTAACTCCCAACACTTGAGTATAAGCTGTACTATGATAGTTATAATCATAAGTTGCACGAtgatacaataaaattaatacatttttagtattaataattataaattactacgaataatgatttaaaaatagaaCTTTAAGTCTGAACTCTCATCCTTAAATAATATATTGAGTGATTTTTGACTTAAATATGCCTGACAAGGTTTTTTTGTGATATGAAGAGTATTGTTACTCCAAATAACTTAATTTAAAGTCTTTTGTAAATCACGTTTAAAATATATAGCACATTATTACACTCTTATTAATGGCAAACAGAATGATATAACACACTTTCGTCCTTAATGTTTCAGTTAACTTTTCTTTCTCCATTTGTACATTCTTTGTATGAGGGAAACGGACGCATTGTTTTTACCCCAAGCCGTTAGTTGGCGCTAAACACCTTACACACGTCTCACACCCTGAcagaaaaaaacaggaaaaagaaaACTGCGTACTGCGACCGAGAACTGCAAAACAAAACGCTCGTCCTCTGCTGTTGACATTTTCTCACTCAAATAGACAAGAATAAACCGAGGATTGAGGCTTTTATAAGCCTTGGAATTCTCCTCAAGTTCTGATTCAATAGCTGGGATGCATAATTTCCCTCTAAATTTTAGCTTGTTTAATGGCAGGTATTGGAAATTTCACAGTAAAAAGGAAGAGATATTTATTAGACATAGAAGTACATTAAGCAACCGGCGAAGATTATTTACGCGGTCGTAAGAATctgcttattttatttacattcgaAGAGGTGAAGTGAGCCGTTTGtatttgaaatttaaatatttttaaaggtgcttcAGTTGACATATCGAGGTTGGATGTTATTTTGGTTTAACCCAGTATTTGGCTAGTTGTTATTTATTGATCATTTTCAGTTTGTGCTGTAAACTTTCTGAACGAACGCGCTAAATAAACATTAGTTTTGGTTTGGTGTAACTTAACGGCAGAAAACTGGTCGATGATTGTTTATCAGAGAAACTGACATCTAGCGGCAGAAGGAGTCATTGCAGTTTTAtcagtggtaaaaaaaaatatttgaataaacaaTGAAGCTCCTGGAAAACTCAAGTTTTGAGGCCATTAACAGTCTGCTCACAATTGAAACTGGAGACTGTAAGATAATTGGGCGGTAAgtgtgcacatttttttttttaaatacgtaAAACATAACGTTTAAGTTATGTTAATCCTCTGAAGCTCCTTGCTTGACAGACTATAAATAAACCAGTgtttatatttaaagtatttgtcGTTTTTTGGTACTAAATTATGTTTATCATTTTATGCTGTATCATCCGTTTATGACTTGTTAACCACTTTTTGAGCGTAtatcgaaaaaaatattttaaagtcccAAAGAAACCAAAACTAACCagatgattttgttagctcacattgctagtctTGCagtaaacaattcatctgtgcttgtcattcaaaaaaaaaaaaaaaaaaaacattatttaccaTACTAGTCtttaattgaaatttaaaaattcccttcctgttttttttttcagttaaattgttaGATTAGGAATTGGGTGTGGCTAACTTACTTAACTGTGCAGGTCCCacagtcagttttgacaacaaacagaaatggtgaggaggaggtatCTGCTAGGTTGTAATGACTCTCCAAACCATTTTCCACAtcttctgaatgaaatgcctactttactacattcaATCAGCTCACAGTATAAAAACAAGCCACGTCCACTGTtgtgtcatttaatattccatttctctaggatctgcgtcacaataaaaaaaaaaaaaaattaaaataaataaataaaggttgcAGTTTCGGGTTCACAGGGACTTTAAATACATGAAACATAACGTTTACGTTAATCCTCTGGACCTCCTTGCTTAACAGACTACAAATCAACCATGGTCATTTTTTGTACAAAATGATGTTTATGCTGTATCATCCGTTTATGACTTGTTAATAATCACTTTTTGAGCATATACTAAAAGAATAATGACATTTGTCTTTAAAACTTTCCTCAATCTATATCTAAATCAGGAACATTTGGTTtcttttttaagttaaaatagTATGTggaatatttattttctaaattatgtttatatttgaGACTAATATCTgaagaaattaaattttttttttttttagcttgaagTACCAAAAATTACTCCAgaagctttatttattatttatttattttcttgtggaACATAACTGGAGAACTTTCTGACCGTAAACAGCACAAATGTGCCTTTTTTCTGTAGCTGCCAATACAAACTCTTtgcaattttactttttaattgatttattatttactgtctgtgtgtgtgtgtgtgtgtgtgtgtgtgtgtgtgtgtgtgtgtgtgtgtgtgtgtgtgtgtttacattgcaAGTACTAAAACCTTTGCcaagctttttaaaatgtttatggtggtatacattttttttaaatcaacaaattcattttattaaactattaaaattaccatattttatccataacctacagaagaaaaaatagtggtaattacttaaataaaaaaacatcagcaTTCAAATAAAAAGCtatcagccttttttttttccatttgattGCAACCTCTGGGgtgattatgttatattaaagacaTAGCAATAGCatgcagcacattgattttattttattttagcatcatattctgacacctttatggcaatcgcatgcattaaaaataaaggccatgACTGAATATGGAGGTAGGTCGTAGTGACGTTCTcccaaaatgaaatgaaaaatagaCTTGGACCCAATTGATGTGTGTGCACTATTGCATGCAATGTATATTTATAACTACTTCATAGGATATTGGAGTAGCGAGTCACCGGTATTTTTATCTTATGGGTTGCAGGCCCCTTGATTAAGtctgtgtcactgttttgatgTGTCTGCAGCATTGAGAGCTACTCCTGTAAGATGGCAGGTGATGACAAGCAGATGTTCAAGCAGTTTTGTCAGGAGGGGCAACCGCATGTGTTGGAGGCTTTGTCTCCTCCACAGAGCTCTGGAATCAGCCCTAACAAGTAAATCCACATTAAGTTCTTGTAATTATTTCTCAGTCATCAACCCATTTATGTACTGTACAGACATTTTCTAGGTCAGCATGTTGTTGCGTtttgtttgaaaaatgttttcCCTTCAGACTGAGTCATAGTTTGGATGATGGCGAAGGTCCTCTCTCAGACAAGTGCAGCAGAAAGACGCTCTTTTACCTGATCGCAACGCTTAATGAATCTTTCCGGCCGGACTACGACTTCAGTCGCACCAAAGGCCATGATTTCAGCAAAGAGCCCAGTGTTAATTGGGTAATTTTGGCATacctttttgtatttttgaatgtTTACTTTAGATTATAAATTTGATAatataatttatgcatttatatatatataacaaataatagtATTTTTATATGGAATATTGATTTACATTTCAGGATTTTTTAGTTAACTAAGAAGTTATTTTTCAGTTTAACTTGGATTAGAATTTTATTAAAGGGAATACGCTGCAAAAAATGGTTTTCTTACCtagaggttttgtcttgtttctagtccaaatatccacaatttcttaaatcaagaagcattttctagacaggcAAAACTTATTGTcttgattaaaaaaattcaatcattcattcatttaggttcagtccctttattcatttggggttgccacagcagaatgaattgccaacttatccagcatatgttttacgcagtgcatgccctttcagctgcaaccaatcactgggaaacatccatacacactcattcacacttgtacactacggacaatttttaaCTTACACAATATacctataccatgtctttggactgtgaggggaaaccggagcacctggaggaaacctacgcgaacacagggagagcatgcaaactccacatagaagtgccaactgactcagccgaggcttgaaccagcaactttgctttgaggcgacagtgctacccactgcgccaccgcatcaccctgaataaagaaatttaagaaaattaatgatgtttttctttatcacaaataaaataatctgccaattgcgtaaaaaaataatcttgttttaaattttttgtaccccattggcagattattttgcttgatttacaaaaaaagtcACTCAACATAGGGAACAATATTTgccaaaacaagacaatattttttatttttttagaaaatgtttattgatttaagaatttgtagatatttggactagaaaaagacaaaataaataaatgtatattttaaaaacagctaaaactatacataattgtatacatataattgtatatgtatttttaaaatcctcataTATAATGATTAAGAATGTCaaaacgcatatcctaaataataataataataggtgttACAAATAGTGCAAGGTAAAACGTAACAGActgtgatatctgctaccagatttATTTTCAGTTGTAAGACACCTACATAAATTATATtcaagtaatttatagtaaatactatagtgttttttaaccatactgacgcttaatagagatagagatgttgcacaatcagctaaaatgtttctAGAATTGTTTTTGTGTATGGGTGATTTATAttttgcatcaccaaaaatgtttGAGGTCttttgtccatgtgttgtgcCATTAAGTcgaaatattgaatattttgacAGACCTAAATATGCCCAACATTGTATATATATGAAACAACAGAACAGAAAAATTGGCTATGAATTTAACTGACATGAACATGAACATGAATAATCCTTATTAAAAAATCtcttataatcttaaaaaataatatctaataTTTGTGCACTTGAATTTGGACTTTAAAGATTGTGGTtgattaaatgttttctttttgctGCAGGTGTTTAATGCAGTAAACAGCAGTTTGTCTGCTGCTGCTGGTGAAGCGTACAGTCATCTACAGCCTCAGTTATGGGAAGCCCTGGACAAGGAGATCAGCCTTGCTGAATGTGACATATACAGGTATATATACTGCTATCAGAACCCATGTTCAGTCAGGTTTACCCTAAAATCTGATAAATGcttttgacattttaataatatttatgcaTGCTTACAAATTTATAGTTACAATCCAGACCTGGATTCAGACCCATATGGGGAAGAAGGCAACCTGTGGTCCTTCAACTACTTCTTTTATAACAAAAGACTGAAAAGGATCGTGTTCTTCACGTGCCGATCTGTCAGGTAAGGATCTATCTGCATGTCAGCAATTCACTACCAACACAATGATTCAAAACATGAATTGTATATTGtgtattatattgtgttataatGTATTCCATGTAAAAGAGCTTGAAAATTGACATCCAAGGGTTAACAGATTAACATATTAGCCAGTTTGGTGTGCTAAAACTCCTAAATGGATTTCTTCCACTTTTTGATATCAGTGTaaaacagatatttaaaaagtGAAGTTCTCCTGATgtgcttttttacatttttgttttggcaAGTGGTAGGTACAATTTACTATTACATTTTGTTAGACCATCTATATGTGTatactttatgtgtgtgtatgtaagtatgtatgttaGTTTTGATAATATCTTTTATCTCATTGGTGTATATAAACATACTTTTTAAGATTACCAGACTAGGATTTTATACTGAGTCTAT
It encodes the following:
- the maf1a gene encoding repressor of RNA polymerase III transcription MAF1 homolog; this translates as MKLLENSSFEAINSLLTIETGDCKIIGRIESYSCKMAGDDKQMFKQFCQEGQPHVLEALSPPQSSGISPNKLSHSLDDGEGPLSDKCSRKTLFYLIATLNESFRPDYDFSRTKGHDFSKEPSVNWVFNAVNSSLSAAAGEAYSHLQPQLWEALDKEISLAECDIYSYNPDLDSDPYGEEGNLWSFNYFFYNKRLKRIVFFTCRSVSLFMAPRDSGIGTELDLELDEGSYEEEEEGNMDEERYGALCA